The Aquiluna sp. KACHI24 genome contains a region encoding:
- a CDS encoding patatin-like phospholipase family protein → MATVALALGSGGARGYAHIGAIQELEARGFDIVAISGTSMGAMVGGLYSAGKLPEFASWVTSLKQTDVIRLLDPSLSAPGAIKAEKVMNKVRSILGKVRIEELNIPFTAVATDVMQAKEVWFQQGPLDAAIRASIAIPSLISSVTVGGRLMVDGGLLNPLPIAPLASNKADLVIAISLSGPGKDHPMGNPSIISSDKRASRSDTETQQLAKIPKGISTFEVMERSIETMQSIITRYRTAGYPPDLLVEIPIDSIGMLEFHKAKDQIELGRKLTARAIDNWGSK, encoded by the coding sequence ATGGCAACTGTCGCACTAGCGCTGGGCTCGGGTGGAGCAAGGGGCTACGCCCACATTGGTGCCATTCAAGAACTTGAGGCACGTGGCTTTGACATCGTTGCAATCTCTGGAACCTCAATGGGTGCGATGGTTGGCGGCCTATATAGCGCGGGCAAGCTACCGGAATTTGCATCCTGGGTCACCTCGCTAAAACAAACCGATGTGATTCGTCTTTTGGACCCATCGCTATCTGCCCCTGGTGCTATCAAGGCCGAAAAGGTTATGAACAAGGTTCGTTCCATTCTTGGCAAGGTGAGAATTGAAGAGCTGAACATCCCCTTCACTGCGGTTGCCACCGATGTGATGCAGGCCAAGGAAGTTTGGTTTCAACAAGGGCCGTTAGATGCAGCAATCAGAGCCTCGATCGCTATCCCTAGCTTGATTTCCTCGGTCACCGTGGGCGGACGATTGATGGTCGATGGTGGTCTACTCAATCCGCTTCCGATCGCTCCGCTAGCCTCCAATAAGGCGGACTTGGTGATAGCGATTTCACTTTCGGGTCCGGGCAAGGACCACCCGATGGGCAACCCATCAATCATCTCCAGCGACAAGCGCGCATCACGCTCTGACACCGAGACTCAACAGCTTGCAAAGATACCCAAGGGCATCAGCACCTTTGAGGTGATGGAGCGCTCTATCGAAACAATGCAGAGCATTATCACCAGGTATCGAACCGCTGGGTATCCGCCAGATTTGTTGGTAGAGATACCAATCGATTCGATTGGAATGTTGGAGTTTCACAAAGCCAAAGACCAAATCGAACTTGGTCGCAAACTAACCGCTAGAGCAATTGATAACTGGGGCAGCAAATGA
- a CDS encoding ABC transporter ATP-binding protein, protein MSQNTQREIVIRAKDLKKSYKDFVAVDGINFQVYRGESFGLLGPNGAGKSTTMKMISSVSQRSSGELEILGKEPNTQGPEIRAHLGVVPQKDLLDRELKVWENLMVYGRYFGLSRKWLKGKIEELLDFAQLQDKRNSKADDLSGGMQRRLAIARGLVNEPEILLLDEPTTGLDPQARHILWDRLFRLKEQGVTLVITTHYMDEAEQLCDRLIVMDKGQIMAEGSPAELIKQYSSKEVVEVRFGADRNEVFAKELEGMGDRIEVLPDRILIYTEQGEALLAKIIESGKNPITSLVRRSSLEDVFLRLTGRTLVD, encoded by the coding sequence TTGTCGCAAAACACGCAGCGCGAAATCGTAATTCGTGCCAAAGATTTGAAAAAGAGCTACAAGGACTTCGTAGCGGTCGACGGTATTAACTTCCAGGTTTACCGCGGAGAGTCGTTTGGTCTCCTGGGTCCAAACGGTGCCGGTAAGTCCACCACTATGAAGATGATCTCCTCGGTTTCACAGCGCAGCTCGGGTGAGCTAGAGATCCTGGGCAAGGAGCCAAACACTCAGGGCCCTGAGATTCGTGCTCACCTTGGAGTCGTGCCACAAAAGGATCTGCTAGATCGCGAGCTCAAGGTTTGGGAAAACCTAATGGTTTACGGCCGCTACTTTGGCCTTTCTCGCAAGTGGCTCAAGGGCAAGATCGAGGAGCTTCTGGACTTTGCTCAGTTGCAGGACAAGCGAAATTCCAAGGCTGATGACCTATCCGGTGGCATGCAGCGCAGACTTGCGATCGCCCGCGGACTTGTAAATGAACCAGAGATTTTGCTGCTGGATGAACCAACCACCGGCCTAGATCCTCAGGCAAGACACATCCTGTGGGATCGCCTGTTCCGCCTCAAGGAGCAGGGTGTGACTTTGGTCATTACCACCCACTACATGGATGAGGCCGAGCAGCTTTGCGACCGCTTGATCGTGATGGACAAGGGTCAGATCATGGCCGAGGGATCACCGGCCGAACTAATCAAGCAGTACTCGTCTAAGGAGGTCGTTGAGGTTCGCTTTGGAGCTGACCGCAACGAGGTTTTTGCCAAGGAACTAGAGGGCATGGGAGATCGCATCGAGGTGCTACCAGACCGCATCCTCATTTACACCGAGCAGGGCGAAGCGCTACTTGCCAAGATCATTGAATCGGGTAAGAACCCGATCACCTCGCTGGTTCGACGCTCTTCATTGGAAGACGTGTTCCTAAGACTTACCGGTAGGACGCTGGTCGACTAA
- a CDS encoding ABC transporter permease codes for MAVAIAEKRAQRAGSAVYAGRARVMIERAVYAAKSSNWLVIVSGFVEPVLYLAAFGFGIGQLIGNVTDGNGNPVTYAAFIAPALLATSAMNGAIYDATWNVFFKMHFGKVYQMVLSSSLGPLDVALGEIAWALLRGAAYSVGFMAIAAPLGLVTSWWGILAIPAATIIAFGFASFGMAVTSYMKNFQQMQWVSFALLPMFLFSGTFFPVSVYPEWIQAIVMALPLWQGVELVRALTLGNISVALLGHLAYFAVMIAIGLVFTTRRLRELFMR; via the coding sequence ATGGCAGTTGCCATAGCCGAAAAGCGAGCGCAACGAGCCGGCTCAGCGGTTTATGCAGGCCGCGCTCGAGTGATGATCGAGCGTGCCGTTTATGCCGCCAAGAGCTCCAACTGGTTAGTGATTGTGTCGGGCTTTGTTGAGCCGGTGCTTTATCTGGCTGCGTTTGGATTTGGTATTGGTCAGCTGATCGGAAATGTGACAGACGGGAATGGTAACCCAGTTACTTACGCCGCTTTCATCGCTCCCGCTCTGTTGGCAACCAGCGCCATGAACGGTGCTATTTACGATGCCACTTGGAACGTTTTTTTCAAGATGCACTTTGGCAAGGTTTACCAGATGGTGCTCTCATCGTCATTGGGACCACTCGATGTTGCTTTGGGTGAAATTGCCTGGGCGCTGCTTCGCGGTGCTGCATACTCGGTTGGTTTCATGGCGATCGCCGCACCGCTTGGTTTAGTTACCAGCTGGTGGGGCATTTTGGCCATTCCTGCTGCAACCATCATCGCCTTCGGCTTTGCCTCCTTTGGCATGGCGGTGACAAGCTACATGAAGAACTTCCAGCAGATGCAGTGGGTGAGTTTTGCGCTACTACCCATGTTCTTGTTCTCTGGAACCTTTTTCCCAGTCAGCGTTTACCCAGAGTGGATTCAGGCGATTGTTATGGCCTTGCCGCTGTGGCAGGGTGTCGAATTGGTCAGAGCACTGACCCTGGGCAACATTTCAGTCGCACTCCTTGGTCACCTCGCTTACTTCGCAGTCATGATTGCAATTGGTTTGGTCTTCACCACGAGACGGTTGCGAGAGCTATTCATGAGATAG
- a CDS encoding ABC transporter ATP-binding protein, with the protein MSEYYQDPTQNPRSREYRGPRANLKDLFPYLKDHRKALYLALGLSIIASALALSQPLVVGQLISAVEKQLDISTLALALVALILVAALVNAFQYYLLYKTGEGVVLTTRKALVGRMLRLPISEYDRRRVGDLVSRVGSDSTLLKSVLTQGLVDAVGGLLQFVGAIAVMAFIDPILLISTLAVVFTAVAAIALTGRKIRSATTKAQMRVGEMSSAVERALSAIRTIRASRAEAKEAEVIGKAAHAAYDQGIAIAKLSAAVAPIAQIAFNTAFIVVLGLGGLRVASGATEIASLVTFVILLFFMIGPLISAFGAYTSVMGALGAMARINEIMVLDEEETSVSGSHVPVSKTAIEFQEVSFSYEPAEGEEPVAILKGVNLTIPRGSRVALVGPSGAGKSTIFSLIERFYEPTAGRLLLDGQPVTEFSRAELRGQIGYVEQDAPVLAGTIRDNLLLSKPEASDAELIEVLRMVNLEEVLQRETRGLDAEVGENGIMLSGGERQRLAIARALLAAPPILLLDESTSALDGPNEQRMREAIDAVAKDRTLIVIAHRLSTVVDSDQIIVLQAGEVVGVGTHSELVKSTPLYAELAKHQLLL; encoded by the coding sequence ATGAGTGAGTATTACCAAGACCCAACCCAGAACCCACGCTCACGCGAATACAGGGGGCCAAGGGCAAATCTAAAAGACCTATTTCCCTACCTGAAAGATCACCGGAAAGCGCTCTACCTCGCCCTAGGCCTTTCGATAATCGCCTCAGCACTAGCTCTCTCCCAGCCTTTGGTTGTCGGCCAGCTGATCAGCGCAGTGGAGAAACAGCTCGACATCTCGACTTTGGCACTGGCGCTGGTCGCCCTGATCTTGGTCGCTGCCCTGGTAAACGCATTCCAGTACTACCTGCTTTATAAAACAGGTGAAGGTGTCGTGCTCACCACTCGCAAGGCCTTAGTTGGCAGGATGCTGCGACTACCCATCTCCGAGTATGACCGTAGACGAGTTGGAGACTTAGTTTCCAGAGTTGGATCCGACTCCACCTTGCTGAAGTCAGTACTAACCCAGGGTCTTGTTGACGCCGTTGGTGGCCTCTTGCAATTTGTTGGTGCTATCGCGGTGATGGCCTTTATCGACCCGATTCTTCTGATCTCAACCCTCGCAGTTGTCTTCACGGCGGTCGCGGCCATCGCACTGACCGGTCGCAAGATTCGCTCCGCTACCACCAAGGCTCAGATGCGCGTTGGAGAGATGAGCTCAGCCGTTGAACGCGCCCTGAGCGCCATTAGAACCATTCGTGCCTCCAGGGCTGAGGCCAAGGAGGCAGAGGTGATCGGCAAGGCGGCCCATGCCGCCTACGACCAGGGAATCGCAATCGCCAAACTCTCGGCAGCCGTGGCGCCAATCGCTCAGATCGCTTTCAACACCGCATTTATCGTGGTGCTGGGACTGGGTGGTTTGCGAGTTGCCTCGGGTGCAACCGAGATAGCGTCTTTGGTCACGTTCGTCATCCTGCTGTTCTTCATGATTGGTCCACTGATTTCAGCATTCGGCGCCTACACCTCGGTTATGGGTGCCTTGGGTGCGATGGCAAGGATCAACGAGATCATGGTGCTGGATGAGGAAGAAACCTCGGTCAGCGGCAGCCACGTCCCGGTTTCCAAGACAGCCATTGAATTTCAAGAGGTGAGCTTTAGCTATGAGCCCGCCGAAGGCGAAGAGCCGGTAGCAATTCTCAAGGGTGTCAACCTAACCATCCCACGAGGATCAAGAGTGGCGTTGGTGGGACCATCCGGTGCGGGTAAATCAACCATCTTCTCTCTAATTGAGCGCTTCTATGAGCCCACCGCAGGTCGACTGCTCCTGGATGGTCAGCCAGTAACAGAGTTCTCAAGAGCAGAACTCAGAGGGCAAATTGGCTATGTCGAACAGGATGCTCCGGTGCTCGCCGGAACCATCAGGGACAATCTGCTCTTGTCAAAACCAGAGGCCAGCGATGCCGAGCTAATTGAGGTGTTGCGCATGGTAAACCTTGAAGAAGTCTTGCAGCGTGAAACCCGTGGCTTAGATGCAGAAGTCGGTGAGAACGGGATCATGCTCTCGGGTGGTGAGCGTCAGAGACTTGCCATCGCGAGAGCGCTGCTCGCCGCACCACCGATCTTGCTTCTGGATGAATCAACCAGCGCGCTCGATGGCCCAAATGAACAGCGCATGCGCGAGGCAATCGATGCAGTCGCCAAGGATCGAACCCTAATCGTGATTGCTCACCGACTATCAACAGTGGTCGACTCGGATCAAATCATCGTCTTACAGGCCGGTGAGGTGGTCGGTGTTGGAACTCACTCTGAGCTCGTAAAGAGCACGCCACTGTATGCAGAATTGGCCAAGCACCAACTTCTGCTCTAG
- the ribA gene encoding GTP cyclohydrolase II produces the protein MKLSPIEDVLEALKAGKPVLVSDAEDRENEGDAIIAAQFATEEWLAWMIRHTSGYICAPMTEERANQLDLPLMWPNSQDPHHTAYTVSVDAANRFSTGISAADRALTGRVLADPASTPISLIRPGHVLPLRAKDGGVLVRPGHTEAAVDLMLLAGLEPVALMAEMVNDDGTMMRMAELFETATRFNLPMTTISHLKDHLSKRSGTEPQAANRIRLEAETLLPTVHGDFTVRGYYDVKTTADHVALIAGKPTGENVLIRMHSECITGEAFGSLKCECGPQLDAALEAIQANEEGGVVIYLRGQEGRGIGLLNKLKAYSLQEKGMDTVDANLALGLPSEAREYGAAVAILKDMGIRSVRLLTNNPAKRAFLDEAGIKVTETVPLIVGLAEQNRGYLEAKRERMGHMIPANLK, from the coding sequence ATGAAACTAAGCCCAATTGAGGATGTGCTGGAGGCACTGAAAGCGGGCAAGCCAGTCTTGGTCTCGGACGCCGAGGATCGCGAGAACGAGGGCGATGCCATCATCGCCGCACAGTTTGCCACCGAGGAGTGGTTGGCTTGGATGATTCGCCACACCTCCGGTTACATCTGTGCTCCCATGACCGAGGAACGGGCCAATCAGTTGGACTTGCCTTTGATGTGGCCCAACTCGCAAGATCCACATCACACCGCCTACACCGTGAGTGTTGATGCTGCCAATCGTTTCTCAACCGGCATCTCCGCTGCTGACCGAGCGCTAACCGGTCGAGTACTAGCGGATCCAGCCTCAACCCCGATTTCGTTGATTCGGCCCGGGCACGTTTTGCCGCTGCGCGCCAAAGATGGTGGCGTGCTAGTTCGTCCTGGCCACACCGAGGCAGCGGTTGATTTGATGTTGCTCGCCGGCCTTGAACCAGTGGCTTTGATGGCCGAGATGGTTAACGACGACGGAACAATGATGCGGATGGCGGAATTATTTGAGACTGCCACGAGGTTTAACCTACCTATGACTACTATTTCTCACCTCAAGGACCATTTGTCCAAACGCAGCGGCACCGAGCCTCAGGCTGCGAACCGCATCCGCCTTGAGGCCGAGACCCTACTTCCAACCGTTCACGGTGACTTCACTGTTCGCGGTTACTACGACGTAAAGACCACCGCTGACCACGTTGCCCTTATCGCGGGTAAGCCAACTGGCGAGAATGTTCTAATCCGTATGCACTCGGAGTGCATCACCGGTGAAGCCTTTGGATCGCTCAAGTGTGAGTGTGGTCCACAGCTCGACGCTGCCCTTGAGGCAATCCAAGCCAATGAAGAGGGTGGCGTTGTCATCTACCTTCGTGGCCAGGAAGGTCGCGGTATCGGGCTTCTGAACAAACTAAAGGCCTACTCGCTTCAGGAGAAGGGCATGGACACTGTCGATGCAAACCTGGCTTTGGGGCTTCCATCGGAGGCTCGTGAGTACGGTGCAGCCGTTGCAATCTTGAAGGACATGGGCATCAGAAGTGTCCGTCTACTTACTAACAATCCGGCAAAGCGTGCCTTCTTGGATGAGGCTGGCATCAAGGTCACCGAAACAGTGCCATTGATCGTTGGCCTTGCCGAGCAGAACCGTGGGTATCTTGAAGCCAAGCGCGAGCGCATGGGCCACATGATTCCCGCTAATCTGAAGTAG
- a CDS encoding aminotransferase class V-fold PLP-dependent enzyme codes for MSFRIDPEAATQRSYAQSLDANDPLATFKSEFFVSDPELCYLDGNSLGRLPKKTVEAVNHFLVEEWGKELVDGWSHWIDQAQPAGDLLARTALGAGPCQTLVCDTTSVNFYQLCLAAISARPGRKTIIIDSANFPTDRYILEGIAKSHSLNLVTLNTDGMGGPGAVEIDSQDEMISPEELERHLSEDVALLTLQAINYRSGARQPMKQINALAKKYGALVVWDCSHAIGSIELEFEKNDVQLAVGCTYKYGNSGPGSPAWLFVSKEIQTQLRVPIQGWFAQEKQFEMGPFFEPSDTIRRYQIASPSIIGIRGVEVAFEMIGRAGIEKIAQKAAVGTDLMIALHDAWLAPLGFALGTPRDSAQRGGHIIIKHQDAKLIAYALRKISNVIPDYREPGSIRLAISPLATSYEEVYEGFERLRELVSSEQYKSVSMDGNRVT; via the coding sequence ATGAGCTTCCGAATTGATCCGGAGGCGGCAACGCAACGAAGCTATGCACAGTCGCTTGACGCCAACGACCCACTCGCAACCTTCAAGTCTGAATTCTTTGTCTCAGACCCAGAGCTTTGCTACCTCGATGGCAATTCGCTTGGGCGATTGCCGAAGAAAACCGTTGAAGCCGTGAATCACTTCCTGGTCGAAGAGTGGGGCAAGGAGCTAGTAGATGGCTGGAGCCATTGGATTGACCAAGCCCAACCCGCCGGTGACCTATTGGCAAGAACAGCCCTTGGTGCGGGGCCGTGTCAAACCCTGGTATGCGACACAACTAGTGTGAATTTTTATCAACTTTGTCTGGCAGCAATCTCAGCAAGACCGGGTCGCAAGACAATCATCATTGACTCTGCCAACTTCCCAACCGATCGCTACATCCTCGAGGGCATTGCAAAGTCTCACTCGTTAAATCTGGTCACACTAAACACCGATGGCATGGGTGGCCCCGGAGCGGTTGAAATTGATTCTCAAGATGAAATGATCTCGCCCGAGGAGCTAGAAAGACACCTTAGCGAGGATGTGGCACTACTCACTTTGCAAGCCATCAACTATCGGTCCGGCGCGCGCCAGCCGATGAAGCAGATCAATGCGTTAGCAAAGAAATACGGCGCGCTGGTGGTCTGGGATTGCTCACACGCTATTGGCTCAATTGAGTTGGAATTTGAGAAGAACGATGTGCAGCTCGCGGTTGGCTGCACCTATAAATATGGAAACTCGGGCCCTGGCTCACCAGCCTGGTTGTTCGTGTCTAAGGAAATTCAAACCCAGCTTCGAGTCCCGATTCAAGGCTGGTTTGCTCAGGAAAAGCAGTTTGAGATGGGCCCCTTCTTTGAGCCTTCAGACACCATTCGTCGATACCAGATTGCGTCCCCTTCGATCATAGGAATCCGAGGAGTCGAGGTTGCCTTTGAGATGATCGGCAGAGCCGGAATCGAAAAGATTGCTCAAAAGGCCGCTGTTGGTACCGATTTGATGATCGCCCTGCACGATGCTTGGCTTGCGCCACTGGGTTTTGCGCTTGGAACACCGCGGGATTCAGCCCAGCGTGGAGGTCACATCATCATCAAGCACCAAGATGCCAAGTTAATTGCTTATGCCTTGCGCAAAATCAGCAACGTGATTCCGGACTATCGCGAGCCAGGTTCGATTCGACTTGCTATCTCGCCGCTGGCTACCTCTTACGAAGAGGTTTATGAGGGTTTCGAGAGGCTACGCGAACTGGTTAGCTCAGAGCAATACAAGAGTGTCTCAATGGATGGAAACCGAGTCACCTAA
- a CDS encoding bifunctional methylenetetrahydrofolate dehydrogenase/methenyltetrahydrofolate cyclohydrolase — MTAIKLDGLAIAKQIKAELAIEVAALKSKGIVPGLGTLLVGEDPGSKSYVAGKHRDCAEVGVESIRIDLPQTATKADVVTAIKDLNSAKEVTGYIVQLPLPVGMDSNAMLELIDPAKDADGLHPINLGKLVMNISGEISSPLPCTPNGILELLRRYDISTAGKEMVVLGRGLTVGRPLGLLASRKGVDATVTTLHSASKDIPEHLRRADIIVAALGAAHFVKPEWVKPGAAVLDVGISRTESGLVGDVHPEVANVAGWLSPNPGGVGPMTRAMLVSNVVRSAQN, encoded by the coding sequence CAGATTAAGGCTGAACTGGCCATCGAGGTTGCTGCGCTCAAGTCCAAGGGGATCGTCCCGGGTCTTGGAACCTTGCTGGTCGGTGAAGATCCAGGATCCAAGTCATATGTTGCCGGTAAGCACCGAGACTGTGCCGAAGTCGGAGTCGAGTCAATTCGAATTGACTTACCTCAAACTGCCACCAAGGCTGATGTGGTCACCGCTATCAAGGACTTGAACTCCGCAAAGGAGGTCACCGGCTATATCGTTCAGCTTCCACTACCGGTGGGTATGGACTCAAATGCGATGCTGGAGCTTATTGACCCAGCTAAAGATGCTGATGGCCTGCACCCAATAAACCTAGGCAAGCTGGTCATGAATATTTCAGGTGAGATCTCCTCACCGCTTCCCTGCACGCCAAACGGAATTCTTGAACTGCTTCGGCGCTATGACATTTCAACTGCCGGTAAGGAAATGGTCGTGCTCGGAAGAGGTCTAACCGTTGGTCGTCCACTCGGTCTGCTCGCATCTCGTAAGGGCGTAGACGCAACCGTGACCACCCTGCACAGTGCTTCTAAGGACATCCCTGAGCACCTAAGACGTGCCGACATCATCGTTGCCGCCCTTGGCGCTGCGCACTTTGTAAAACCTGAGTGGGTAAAACCCGGGGCTGCTGTTTTAGATGTTGGCATCAGCCGCACCGAGTCTGGACTGGTTGGCGATGTTCACCCAGAGGTTGCAAATGTTGCCGGTTGGCTTTCACCCAACCCTGGTGGGGTCGGGCCAATGACACGAGCGATGCTGGTGAGCAACGTGGTTAGGTCAGCTCAGAACTGA
- a CDS encoding riboflavin synthase, with translation MFTGIIEELGKVLAIEEQPDAIRLTIGASKVLSDLGRGDSIACSGTCLTAIEIDDRSFTADVMLETLKRTSLSEVKVGDPINLERAMSAATRYGGHVVQGHVDGVGEFVSREKSENWDWVKIRVPRELLKYVVMKGSITFDGISLTVNGIEDDVISLSLIPETLQITTLGYKNPGDKVNVEADILAKHIERLLEFK, from the coding sequence ATGTTCACAGGAATCATTGAAGAGCTGGGCAAGGTGTTGGCGATTGAAGAGCAGCCGGACGCGATTCGACTCACCATCGGCGCCAGCAAGGTACTCAGTGATCTTGGCCGCGGCGACTCCATCGCCTGCTCCGGTACCTGCCTAACCGCAATTGAGATTGACGATCGCTCCTTCACTGCAGATGTGATGCTCGAGACTCTAAAGCGCACCTCGCTTTCTGAGGTGAAGGTCGGCGATCCAATCAACCTGGAGCGTGCAATGAGTGCCGCAACCCGATACGGCGGTCACGTCGTGCAGGGTCACGTTGATGGTGTTGGGGAATTCGTATCTCGCGAGAAGAGCGAGAACTGGGACTGGGTCAAGATCCGAGTCCCGCGGGAACTTCTGAAGTATGTGGTGATGAAGGGCTCAATCACCTTCGATGGAATATCACTGACCGTGAACGGAATTGAGGACGATGTAATCAGCCTCTCGCTGATTCCAGAGACCCTGCAGATCACCACCCTCGGTTACAAAAACCCGGGCGACAAGGTAAACGTGGAGGCCGACATCTTGGCCAAGCACATTGAGAGATTGTTGGAATTCAAATGA
- a CDS encoding ABC transporter permease produces the protein MSDLRFAPGKVVDPKRAVKYGALRVAEYRFYSMSKWMGAIFAFGLGNPILYLISVGLGIGALVDANTGGQGILGVSYLQFVAPALLASAAIQGVMDEVTFPTMDGFVWDKLFFAINATSVSARQIADGVMIVALGRGLFTCLLYLGVLLAFGAVPFSSVLGLLASSMLAAWGWAAVMLAITARLERDEGYFAIIGRFVIAPMFLFSGTFYPLEQMPIYLQPLGWISPLWHATELGRNLSYGMPVEPTMFFVHIGYLALLGVLGMAFTYPKFAERLSR, from the coding sequence ATGAGTGATCTGAGATTTGCACCCGGCAAGGTGGTGGATCCAAAACGGGCCGTGAAATACGGTGCACTGCGAGTTGCCGAATATCGCTTTTACTCGATGTCCAAATGGATGGGCGCTATCTTCGCGTTCGGTCTTGGAAACCCAATCCTTTACCTGATTTCCGTGGGTCTTGGAATTGGAGCACTGGTTGATGCCAATACTGGTGGTCAAGGGATCCTGGGCGTCAGCTACCTGCAGTTCGTTGCACCAGCGCTTCTCGCCTCGGCCGCAATCCAGGGAGTCATGGACGAGGTCACCTTCCCAACGATGGATGGTTTTGTCTGGGACAAGCTATTTTTCGCCATCAATGCGACCTCGGTTTCTGCCCGTCAGATCGCCGATGGAGTCATGATTGTGGCTCTGGGTCGAGGGCTATTTACTTGCCTCCTATACCTGGGCGTACTCCTAGCATTCGGTGCTGTGCCGTTTTCTAGCGTGCTGGGCCTATTGGCATCTTCGATGCTGGCTGCCTGGGGTTGGGCGGCGGTGATGCTTGCCATCACGGCGAGACTGGAAAGGGATGAGGGCTACTTCGCCATCATCGGCCGATTCGTCATCGCACCTATGTTTTTGTTCTCGGGCACTTTCTACCCGCTAGAGCAGATGCCTATCTACCTCCAGCCACTGGGTTGGATTTCTCCCCTTTGGCATGCCACCGAGCTGGGCAGAAACCTCAGCTATGGCATGCCGGTTGAGCCGACGATGTTCTTCGTCCACATCGGCTATCTGGCACTTCTTGGAGTCTTAGGCATGGCATTTACCTATCCGAAGTTTGCCGAAAGGTTGTCACGATGA
- the ribH gene encoding 6,7-dimethyl-8-ribityllumazine synthase, translating into MSGSGAPQLEVSAAGKKIYVVATSWHTRVMDGLVLGAMRELEKAGAEDVQVHKVPGAFELPLAAKWAFDQGADAVIALGVVIQGETPHFDYVCDSATTGLTQVQLEYGKPIGFGLLTVDDEAQAIARAGLEGSKEDKGAESVQAALHMLSLIS; encoded by the coding sequence GTGAGTGGTTCTGGAGCACCGCAGCTAGAGGTTTCTGCTGCTGGAAAAAAGATTTATGTAGTAGCTACCTCTTGGCACACCCGTGTCATGGATGGCTTGGTTCTTGGCGCAATGCGGGAGCTAGAAAAGGCCGGCGCCGAGGATGTTCAGGTTCACAAGGTCCCAGGAGCATTCGAGTTGCCACTTGCTGCCAAGTGGGCCTTTGATCAGGGAGCCGATGCGGTAATCGCTCTCGGCGTTGTGATTCAGGGAGAAACCCCACACTTTGACTACGTCTGTGACTCTGCAACCACAGGCCTAACCCAGGTTCAGCTGGAGTATGGCAAGCCCATCGGTTTCGGTCTTCTCACGGTTGACGACGAAGCTCAGGCAATTGCGCGCGCTGGTCTAGAAGGCTCAAAAGAAGACAAGGGCGCTGAGTCGGTTCAGGCCGCACTGCACATGCTTTCTCTGATTAGTTAG
- a CDS encoding tryptophan 2,3-dioxygenase family protein: MSHDKHVSYTSYLKVDELLQLQHPLSDGPEHDELLFITIHQVYELWFKQLLHEASALQLSLEKGETHRSMAILGRMRTIMKTCVSQLDILETMTPLQFNSFRDRLTSASGFQSAQFRELEAVLGRRDQAGADADKKSGMGMADHLVPGSPARQRVEAAMSRASLWDSALRYFNTRMPMPETALNRDVTRAWEPNEQVQQALIELHRNDPEASMIGEALVDLDEGLQEWRYRHVKMVERTIGRKMGTGGSSGAGYLASTLFHPVFPDLWAIRSQF, translated from the coding sequence ATGAGTCACGACAAGCACGTCAGCTACACCTCATACCTCAAGGTCGACGAGTTACTGCAATTGCAACACCCGCTTAGCGATGGCCCAGAACACGATGAACTACTTTTCATCACGATTCACCAGGTCTATGAACTTTGGTTCAAGCAACTGCTGCATGAGGCCAGCGCATTGCAGCTATCACTTGAAAAGGGTGAGACTCACCGCTCGATGGCAATCCTTGGTCGAATGCGCACAATTATGAAGACCTGCGTCTCACAGCTAGACATATTGGAGACCATGACTCCACTGCAGTTCAACTCTTTCCGTGACCGACTAACATCAGCGTCCGGCTTTCAGTCCGCTCAGTTTCGCGAGCTCGAAGCCGTCCTAGGTCGCAGAGATCAAGCCGGAGCCGACGCCGATAAGAAATCAGGTATGGGCATGGCCGATCACCTGGTCCCAGGCTCCCCTGCCCGCCAGCGCGTGGAGGCGGCAATGTCTCGAGCGTCACTTTGGGACTCTGCACTTCGCTATTTCAACACTCGAATGCCGATGCCTGAGACGGCGCTGAATCGCGATGTGACTAGAGCGTGGGAACCAAATGAACAGGTGCAGCAAGCGTTGATAGAACTGCATCGCAACGACCCGGAAGCGTCAATGATCGGTGAGGCTCTAGTTGATCTTGATGAGGGCCTGCAGGAGTGGCGCTATCGCCACGTCAAGATGGTCGAGCGCACCATTGGCAGGAAGATGGGCACCGGCGGATCATCGGGAGCCGGCTACCTGGCCAGCACGCTTTTCCACCCAGTCTTTCCAGATCTTTGGGCGATCCGCTCTCAGTTCTGA